In Phocoena phocoena chromosome 3, mPhoPho1.1, whole genome shotgun sequence, a single window of DNA contains:
- the LOC136121041 gene encoding transportin-1-like, translating into MEYEWKPDEQGLQQILQLLKESQSPDTTIQRTVQQKLEQLNQYPDFNNYLIFVLTKLKSEDEPTRSLSGLILKNNVKAHFQNFPNGVTDFIKSECLNNIGDSSPLIRATVGILITTIASKGELQNWPDLLPKLCSLLDSEDYNTCEGAFGALQKICEDSAEILDSDVLDRPLNIMIPKFLQFFKHSSPKIRYLYSQY; encoded by the exons ATGGAGTATGAGTGGAAACCTGACGAGCAAGGGCTTCAGCAAATCCTGCAGCTGCTGAAGGAGTCCCAGTCCCCCGACACCACCATCCAGAGAACCGTGCAACAA AAACTGGAACAACTCAATCAATATCCAGACTTTAACAACTACCTGATTTTtgttcttacaaaattaaaatctgaag ATGAACCCACAAGATCTTTGAGTGGTCTAATTTTGAAGAATAACGTGAAAGCACACTTTCAGAACTTCCCAAATGGTGTAACAGACTTTATTAAGAGTGAATGTTTAAACAATATCGGTGACTCCTCTCCTTTGATTAGAGCTACTGTAG GTATTTTGATTACAACTATAGCCTCCAAGGGAGAATTGCAGAATTGGCCTGACCTCTTACCAAAACTCTGTAGCCTGTTGGATTCTGAAGATTACAACACTTGTGAG GGAGCATTTGGTGCCCTTCAGAAGATTTGTGAAGATTCTGCTGAGATTTTAGATAGCGATGTTTTAGATCGTCCTCTCAACATCATGATTCCTAAATTTTTACAGTTCTTCAAGCACAGTAGTCCAAAAATAAGGTATCTATATAGCcaatattaa